One segment of Mycobacterium spongiae DNA contains the following:
- a CDS encoding type I polyketide synthase, protein MATAEELVEPASGFAIVGYAARFPGAANADEFWEVLRQGRDAVSEVPEDRWDVTEFFDPTPGAPGKIVTRRAGFIDDIAGFDAPFFGVSTREVMLMDPQHRLLLETAWQALEHSGTAPMALENTQTGVYVGLGTHDYLGMMSDELDYADIEPYMAIGTSAAAGAGRISYRLGLQGPAVTVDTACSSSLVAIHQACQALRLGECDLALAGGVNVLISPGTMITFSQARMLAPDGRCKTFDAAADGYVRGEGCGVVVVKRLDDAIRDGDRIRAVIRGSAVNQDGASGGLTVPNGIAQQRVITEALGVAGLAATDVGYLEAHGTGTSLGDPIEVQAAAAVLAGGRDSSHPLLIGSVKTNIGHLEAAAGIAGLIKVILSLEHEVLPKHLNFSNPSPHIPWDQFSVRVVQEATAWERDGRRRVAGVSSFGFSGTNAHLIVEEAPDEVDRVVAAPGPLEQPEDRKFHVLPLSARSPAALAQLADQYRNWLSAHPQTRLSDVCHTAGVGRSHLEHRAALVVRSTESATELLGALADDRPAPGLVRGVCADRPKTAWLFPGQGSQLAGMARQLFETEPIFAEAVTRCAASVADVLERPMLDVIFDTDSPDSEATLRQTSYAQPALFAVEMGLARLWQSWGLEPDVVLGHSVGQYSAACVAGVFSLEDGALLLAERGRLFGSLPAGGRMVAVFTAAERVEALTDEFPRLSVAAYNGANTVLSGPAEDLDRAVARLMADGVRCDWLDTSHAFHSELLDPVLDEFESYASRLEFASPQRILVCNRTGTALGRNVTLDGPYWRRHARQPVEFAKSVHTLAELGCAVLLEVGPQPVLSAAALRAWPDPATAPRAIASLRRNADDQRQITEALADAYIVGHVPEFGALQKPPVRQLDLPTYPFQHRQYWFHEKRVPPTQISSQTSHPTSAAPTEAVRLLEDGQIEELAALLDGAGANQQTLDVLTKLAAQHNQQRDALSVADARYEIRWEKATAATTRQADTDERSAWLLIGDRAEVIEPVVDVLNARGDRHQIIGVPTSETDENGLEVALRAAVAEESTLRIVYLGALDDSETSMRSLLRMQHRVLVGTRLLFRAATAAELRTPIWLVTRGAQRVSDSDTVSPVQSCLWGFGRAASLEHPHVWGGLADLSAGDADEWSRVIDQLLAASPDLSGREDQVAVRDDAIYVARLTRRAGQPATTPPVLRDDATYLVTGGLGAVGLEIAGYLAAHGARHLVLTSRRTPSDVTQQRIDAMRDQSGCEFRVIGADVADPHDVARLMATVGSELPPLAGVVHAAGEIGNTPLRTLDDAEVDRVFAGKVWGAWHVSEATADMQLDFFLSTSSIAAVWGSFGQTAYSAANAFLDGLSWRLREQGVPGISVNFGPWSAGMADPEARAQLDRRGVTTLKPADALAGMADLMAAPATPGAPPEAAQGVVAQIDWARFLPLYQQAGKRAFLAELEREVPDSAPAPAGPETTRLVERLTLAPAQQRKKLVVEYLRDVVAEVTRIDRAEIREEAGFFDLGMDSLMAVEMRRRVEEAVGSELPTTLAMDYPRLTDVATYLLVDVLGISEQASASSGTASGARPAAVAASGIQRPTDEPIAIVSVACRFPGSSDCDGFWDVLSGGIDAIREIPDDRFDVDEYYDPDPETPGKIYSRCGGFLDGIDGFDPEFFGISPREAVWMDPQQRLMLEIAWEGLERAGYSPAGLRGSRSGIFVGVAANEYSHLLSADPVESIEAHFITGNALNAIAGRVAFALGLEGPAMAVDTACSASLVAVHQACQALHAGDCDLALAGGVNVLLSPASIVAASRARMLSPDGRCKTFDAAADGYVRSEGCGILVLKRLSDAVRDGHRICAVIRGSAVNQDGASSGLTVPNGGAQQRLISATLARAGVDGRDVDYLEAHGTGTALGDPIEVQAAAAVYGGGREPDRPLLIGSVKTNIGHLESAAGVAGLIKVVLSLQHEVLPQNLHFETPSPHIPWDSLPVRVVDKAIPWQANGRPRRAGVSSFGFTGTNAHVLIEEAPAQSTPADEYPATDVVPDVTAATESDVRDDPVSVLPLSARSPQALVELAQRYGSWLEAHPKVDITDVCFTVGVGRSHFEHRAALVTDTVAETRNLLAEFSENRLRPGMVRGECADPPATAWLFTGQGSQYPGMARELFDAEPVFADTVTRCAEATDPILPRPLLDVLFATDGGSGDDAAETLRHTSFAQPALFAVGMGLARLWQSWGIEPDVVLGHSVGQYTAACVADVFSLEDGARLVAERGRLFGSLPEGGRMVAVFADAEHVKEVADTFPRVSVAAYNGPNTALSGPASDLEQIVAACGDNGIRCTWLDTSHAFHSELLEPVLGEFESYAARLQFATPTRPLVCNRTGAVVAADAPLNAQYWRRHSRQPVQFAESVRTVAELGCSVLMEIGPQPVLTAAAVQVWPEHTAAPRAIVSLRKGADARRQIAEALAAAYVSGHRPHFSALHQQPRHRLELPTYPFQRRHFWPKTSGIAVEGTAASGILGSAKDLASGDAVYTSRLSIRSQPWLSDHVIYGTVVVPGATYAAMALAAVGTPARVRDVFFYEPIILGDKHSREVQLALHPIEDGGGWTFRVHSRPYGVRDADWSLNADGTVISGTTDSGEDPPSADSIDALRERLTRTQTTHLFETFADMELTWGPTWSTSLKSLWVGDGEAVGDIVVGDELAEQLGSEPIHPVLLDLCTGIAFPAFPAVVAATEHAGAVADLFLPLRYGQVELRGPMPRRFSCRARWQAGGIDSETQVFDLDFVDPDGHHLGAIREFTVKRAPREALLRGLGGDATRLLYALGWHEVPPPAATADSAAAESTNATWLIAGFDELAAQLPHGLRFPEHLDPMDPAHWQQMFAEAHERGAPVSGIVWRSAGHPSAEESSAEFAARLQTETANLLSATQALLTEDAVKLPGGLWLITEHAVATEPGEPVDPVQAALWGLGRSIIAEQPTLRCRLVDHDGSDGTVPCLAGLLGIPSAPGTAGPGVQEPELALRQGKFLVSRLLPWARSGHLAVPRAPDYVLAPTERGAIDNLRLTESEVSPPVANEVQVRVEAAGLNFRDVLNVLGLYPGDPGPIGGDLCGIVTELGPGITGFEVGQRVFGFTPGAFASRVNVPSQLLARAPKDLSAVAATSIPAAALTARLAFDWAQLQPGDRVLVHAASGGVGLAAVQLARQRGAIVFATASTYKRATLREMGVEYVYDSRSTDFADQILADTDGAGVDVVLNSLTNEGFVAATVRATAQGGRFAEIAKRDIWTHAQMAAARPDIAYEIVALDVTMVQDPERIRGLLADVSDWLATGEIAPLPVEIYPLTEAKTAFRRMQQARHIGKIVLQMPNPLQPHDNRSYLITGGLGALGLHTASHLAQLGASDIVLASRSTPDADAQRAIANIMERYRCRIHTFASDVGDETQVAELLELIRAELPPLAGVAHLAGVLDDALLPQQNPARFRTTLLPKALGAFHLHRLTKDDDLEFFIMYSSASSVLGSPGQANYATANALLDGLVAYRKARGLPATSVNFGPWAKGGMATSHAAQANLGAQGLVPLEPTAALNALTEVLAHGTGQATVIKANWQRAAKALGGSRPAILDHVLPSAVAAASGDSELLRKLHEVPEAQRASFLTEFLQQEVQSFLRLAQPPPATSRFLDLGTDSLMAVELRNRLFGQFGGAFTISATAVFDYPTIGSLAEYLAGQVPESASQSNPGSSTESSAESSATESGGAPEPTE, encoded by the coding sequence ATGGCAACCGCCGAAGAACTGGTGGAGCCGGCATCGGGTTTTGCGATCGTCGGCTATGCGGCGCGTTTCCCAGGTGCGGCAAATGCGGACGAGTTCTGGGAGGTGCTGCGCCAGGGGCGGGATGCGGTGTCGGAGGTCCCCGAGGACCGTTGGGATGTCACGGAGTTCTTCGACCCGACGCCCGGGGCACCGGGAAAGATCGTCACCCGCCGGGCGGGGTTCATCGATGACATAGCAGGGTTCGACGCGCCTTTTTTCGGGGTTTCGACCCGCGAGGTCATGTTGATGGATCCACAGCATCGGCTGTTGCTCGAAACGGCGTGGCAGGCGCTGGAGCATTCAGGGACAGCGCCGATGGCCTTGGAGAACACCCAGACCGGCGTGTACGTGGGCCTCGGGACGCATGACTACCTCGGAATGATGTCGGATGAGCTGGACTACGCCGATATCGAACCATATATGGCTATTGGGACCTCGGCTGCCGCAGGAGCGGGCCGGATCAGCTATCGGCTGGGGCTGCAGGGCCCAGCGGTCACGGTCGATACGGCGTGCAGCTCGTCACTGGTGGCAATCCATCAGGCATGTCAAGCGCTGCGTTTGGGAGAGTGCGACCTCGCGCTGGCCGGCGGCGTGAACGTCCTGATCAGCCCAGGGACCATGATCACCTTTTCCCAGGCGCGAATGCTGGCTCCCGACGGTCGGTGCAAGACGTTCGACGCAGCCGCGGACGGCTACGTACGCGGCGAGGGTTGCGGGGTCGTCGTCGTGAAGCGCCTTGATGACGCGATCCGTGACGGTGACCGGATTCGGGCAGTGATCCGGGGCAGCGCGGTCAATCAGGACGGCGCATCAGGGGGTCTGACGGTCCCAAACGGCATCGCCCAGCAACGGGTCATCACCGAGGCTCTCGGAGTCGCCGGCCTGGCGGCCACCGACGTGGGGTACCTGGAGGCGCACGGAACCGGGACATCCCTGGGCGATCCGATCGAGGTCCAGGCAGCCGCCGCGGTACTCGCCGGCGGGCGCGACTCAAGCCACCCACTGCTGATCGGATCGGTGAAGACGAACATCGGGCATCTGGAAGCCGCGGCGGGGATTGCGGGTCTGATCAAGGTCATTCTGTCGCTCGAACATGAGGTTTTGCCCAAGCACCTGAACTTTTCGAATCCGTCACCGCATATTCCGTGGGACCAATTTTCGGTGCGCGTCGTGCAGGAGGCCACAGCCTGGGAACGCGACGGTCGGCGCCGCGTTGCCGGAGTCAGTTCGTTCGGGTTCTCCGGAACCAACGCGCACCTCATCGTCGAGGAAGCGCCCGATGAGGTAGACCGGGTTGTCGCGGCGCCAGGTCCGCTCGAGCAGCCCGAGGATCGAAAGTTCCACGTATTGCCGCTGTCGGCACGCAGCCCGGCCGCGTTGGCGCAGCTCGCTGACCAATACCGCAATTGGTTGAGCGCACACCCGCAGACGAGGTTGTCGGATGTGTGCCACACCGCCGGAGTCGGGCGATCTCATCTCGAACACCGCGCAGCGTTGGTGGTGCGGTCGACGGAATCGGCCACGGAGTTACTCGGCGCGCTCGCCGACGATCGCCCGGCACCGGGTTTGGTGCGGGGAGTATGCGCTGATAGGCCGAAGACAGCCTGGTTGTTCCCGGGTCAAGGCAGCCAGCTCGCGGGCATGGCCCGACAGCTATTCGAGACTGAGCCGATATTCGCCGAAGCGGTGACCCGGTGCGCCGCGAGTGTCGCTGACGTGCTCGAAAGACCCATGTTGGACGTCATCTTCGACACGGACAGTCCGGATAGCGAAGCCACTCTCCGCCAGACCAGCTACGCTCAGCCCGCCCTGTTCGCCGTGGAAATGGGCCTGGCCCGGCTCTGGCAATCGTGGGGCCTCGAACCTGATGTGGTGCTGGGCCACAGCGTCGGCCAGTATTCGGCGGCCTGCGTAGCCGGTGTGTTCAGTCTCGAAGACGGAGCGTTGTTGCTCGCCGAGCGTGGCCGCCTTTTCGGTAGTTTGCCCGCTGGCGGTCGGATGGTTGCGGTGTTCACTGCCGCGGAGCGGGTCGAGGCCCTCACCGACGAGTTCCCCCGGCTGTCGGTGGCCGCCTACAACGGCGCCAATACTGTGTTGTCGGGGCCAGCCGAAGATCTGGACCGGGCGGTGGCCAGGTTGATGGCCGACGGTGTCCGGTGTGACTGGCTGGATACCAGCCACGCCTTCCACTCCGAGCTGTTGGATCCTGTGCTCGATGAATTCGAGTCGTATGCGAGCCGGCTCGAGTTCGCATCGCCACAAAGGATTTTGGTGTGCAACCGCACCGGCACGGCCCTCGGCAGGAACGTGACGCTGGATGGTCCCTATTGGCGCCGCCATGCGCGGCAACCGGTCGAATTCGCCAAGAGCGTGCACACGCTCGCGGAGCTCGGTTGCGCGGTATTGCTGGAGGTCGGTCCACAACCGGTACTCAGCGCCGCAGCCCTGCGGGCGTGGCCTGACCCGGCAACCGCGCCACGAGCGATCGCGTCGCTGCGTCGCAACGCCGATGACCAACGCCAGATCACCGAGGCCCTTGCCGACGCCTACATCGTCGGCCACGTGCCCGAATTCGGTGCCCTCCAGAAACCGCCCGTGCGTCAGCTCGACCTGCCGACCTACCCGTTCCAGCATCGCCAGTACTGGTTCCATGAGAAGCGGGTCCCACCCACGCAGATCTCCAGCCAGACCTCCCATCCGACATCAGCCGCGCCTACCGAAGCCGTCCGCCTTCTCGAGGATGGCCAGATCGAGGAACTCGCCGCGCTGCTTGACGGAGCGGGCGCCAATCAGCAGACCCTCGACGTGCTGACAAAGCTTGCTGCGCAACACAACCAACAGCGTGACGCACTGTCGGTGGCAGATGCCCGTTACGAGATTCGTTGGGAGAAAGCCACTGCGGCAACCACCAGACAAGCAGATACCGACGAGCGGTCTGCTTGGCTCCTGATCGGTGATCGCGCCGAGGTGATTGAGCCAGTGGTCGACGTGCTGAACGCACGGGGCGACCGACACCAGATCATCGGAGTGCCGACATCCGAGACAGATGAAAACGGGCTCGAGGTCGCGTTGCGCGCCGCGGTGGCAGAGGAATCGACGTTGCGCATCGTGTACCTCGGGGCGCTCGACGACAGTGAGACATCGATGCGGTCGTTGCTGCGGATGCAGCATCGAGTCTTGGTAGGAACCAGGCTCCTCTTCCGGGCTGCGACCGCTGCCGAGCTGCGGACGCCTATCTGGCTAGTCACCCGTGGTGCACAACGAGTCAGCGACTCAGACACCGTGTCGCCGGTGCAGAGCTGCCTGTGGGGGTTCGGTCGCGCTGCCTCGCTGGAGCATCCGCACGTGTGGGGCGGACTGGCAGATCTGTCCGCAGGCGACGCCGACGAGTGGTCGCGCGTGATCGATCAGCTGCTGGCAGCATCACCAGACTTATCCGGCAGGGAAGACCAGGTCGCGGTGCGGGATGACGCGATCTATGTGGCGCGGCTGACGAGACGCGCCGGACAACCGGCCACAACACCGCCGGTATTGCGTGATGACGCAACATATTTGGTGACCGGCGGGCTGGGTGCGGTCGGGCTGGAAATCGCCGGATATCTTGCCGCGCACGGCGCCCGGCACCTGGTGCTGACCAGCCGACGCACCCCCAGCGATGTGACCCAACAGCGCATCGACGCGATGCGTGACCAGTCCGGTTGCGAATTTCGGGTGATCGGGGCCGATGTCGCCGACCCGCACGATGTCGCTCGGCTCATGGCAACCGTGGGATCCGAGCTACCGCCGCTGGCGGGAGTCGTGCATGCCGCCGGCGAGATCGGCAACACCCCACTGCGAACCTTGGACGACGCCGAAGTCGATCGAGTCTTCGCTGGGAAGGTTTGGGGTGCTTGGCATGTGAGCGAAGCAACAGCGGACATGCAGCTGGACTTCTTCCTCAGCACCTCGTCGATCGCCGCGGTGTGGGGCAGCTTCGGCCAAACCGCCTATAGCGCGGCCAACGCCTTCCTCGACGGATTGTCCTGGCGCCTGCGTGAGCAGGGTGTTCCTGGGATCAGTGTCAACTTCGGTCCGTGGTCGGCGGGCATGGCCGACCCTGAAGCCCGTGCGCAACTAGATCGGCGCGGGGTCACGACATTGAAGCCTGCCGACGCACTAGCGGGGATGGCCGACCTCATGGCGGCTCCGGCGACACCCGGGGCACCACCCGAAGCGGCGCAGGGTGTTGTGGCCCAGATCGACTGGGCTCGCTTCCTACCGCTCTACCAGCAGGCGGGAAAACGCGCATTTCTGGCGGAGTTGGAGCGCGAGGTGCCGGACTCCGCGCCCGCACCGGCAGGACCCGAGACCACCCGATTGGTTGAGCGGCTCACCCTGGCTCCGGCCCAACAGCGGAAGAAACTCGTCGTGGAGTACCTGCGCGACGTTGTGGCGGAAGTGACGCGAATCGATAGGGCGGAGATCCGCGAAGAGGCCGGATTCTTCGACCTCGGCATGGATTCGCTGATGGCGGTCGAAATGCGGCGCCGGGTTGAGGAGGCCGTGGGTAGCGAGCTCCCGACGACCCTCGCCATGGACTATCCGCGACTCACCGACGTGGCCACGTATCTGCTTGTCGACGTCCTCGGCATCAGCGAACAGGCTTCCGCCAGTTCAGGGACGGCCTCAGGTGCGCGGCCGGCCGCGGTAGCGGCCTCCGGAATCCAACGGCCCACCGATGAACCGATCGCAATCGTCTCGGTTGCCTGCCGATTTCCGGGCTCTTCCGATTGCGATGGTTTTTGGGACGTGCTGTCCGGTGGTATCGATGCGATCCGCGAGATCCCGGATGACCGTTTCGACGTCGACGAGTATTACGACCCGGATCCAGAGACGCCGGGCAAGATCTACAGCCGCTGCGGTGGATTCCTCGACGGGATCGACGGATTCGATCCGGAGTTCTTCGGAATTTCCCCCCGTGAGGCCGTGTGGATGGATCCGCAGCAGCGGTTGATGCTCGAGATCGCCTGGGAAGGCCTGGAACGCGCCGGGTATTCCCCCGCGGGGTTGCGCGGCAGCCGAAGCGGCATCTTTGTGGGGGTTGCGGCCAACGAGTATTCACACTTGCTGTCCGCCGACCCGGTCGAGAGCATCGAAGCCCATTTCATCACCGGCAATGCGCTCAATGCCATCGCCGGTCGAGTTGCGTTCGCCCTCGGACTCGAAGGACCCGCGATGGCGGTCGATACCGCCTGCAGTGCTTCGCTGGTCGCCGTCCACCAAGCCTGCCAGGCATTGCACGCTGGCGACTGCGATCTGGCGCTGGCTGGTGGGGTGAACGTGCTATTGAGCCCGGCGTCCATCGTTGCCGCTTCGCGGGCACGGATGCTGTCTCCTGACGGACGATGCAAGACCTTCGACGCCGCGGCCGACGGCTACGTTCGCAGCGAAGGATGCGGGATCCTCGTACTCAAGAGGCTGAGCGATGCGGTACGCGACGGCCATCGGATCTGCGCGGTGATCCGTGGTAGCGCCGTCAACCAAGACGGGGCTTCCAGCGGTTTGACCGTGCCCAATGGTGGTGCACAGCAACGGCTTATCTCCGCGACGCTGGCTCGTGCAGGTGTCGACGGTCGCGACGTTGACTACCTCGAGGCGCACGGCACCGGAACGGCGCTGGGTGACCCGATCGAGGTCCAGGCCGCCGCGGCCGTCTATGGTGGCGGCCGCGAGCCGGACCGGCCGCTGCTGATCGGATCGGTGAAGACCAATATCGGGCACCTCGAATCGGCCGCGGGGGTCGCCGGGCTGATCAAGGTCGTGTTGTCGTTGCAGCATGAAGTTCTCCCGCAGAACCTGCACTTTGAGACTCCGTCGCCGCATATTCCCTGGGACTCGTTGCCGGTGCGGGTCGTGGACAAGGCAATCCCGTGGCAGGCCAACGGCCGACCGCGGCGTGCCGGAGTGAGTTCGTTCGGGTTCACCGGCACGAACGCGCACGTGCTGATCGAGGAGGCGCCAGCACAATCGACTCCCGCCGACGAGTACCCGGCAACCGACGTCGTGCCCGACGTCACCGCAGCAACGGAGTCGGACGTGCGCGATGATCCGGTCAGTGTGTTGCCACTGTCGGCGCGCTCGCCGCAGGCGCTGGTGGAGCTGGCGCAGCGTTACGGATCCTGGCTGGAAGCGCACCCAAAGGTCGATATCACCGACGTGTGCTTCACGGTCGGCGTCGGGCGTTCGCATTTCGAACACCGCGCAGCGCTTGTCACTGACACCGTGGCGGAGACTCGCAACCTACTGGCCGAGTTCAGCGAGAACCGGCTACGTCCTGGAATGGTGCGTGGCGAGTGCGCTGACCCGCCGGCGACCGCGTGGTTGTTCACTGGGCAGGGCAGCCAGTACCCAGGGATGGCCCGCGAGTTGTTCGACGCCGAACCCGTGTTCGCCGACACCGTGACACGGTGTGCAGAAGCGACGGACCCCATACTGCCGCGTCCGTTGCTGGATGTGCTGTTCGCCACGGATGGGGGCTCTGGCGACGATGCCGCAGAAACGCTGCGGCACACTTCTTTTGCTCAACCCGCGCTGTTCGCCGTTGGGATGGGACTGGCCAGGCTGTGGCAGTCGTGGGGGATCGAGCCCGACGTCGTGCTTGGGCACAGCGTGGGCCAATACACGGCGGCATGTGTGGCCGACGTGTTCAGCCTCGAGGACGGGGCACGGCTCGTGGCGGAGCGTGGCCGGCTGTTCGGCAGCCTTCCCGAGGGCGGCCGAATGGTCGCGGTGTTCGCCGACGCCGAGCACGTGAAGGAGGTTGCCGACACCTTCCCGCGAGTTTCGGTCGCCGCCTACAACGGTCCCAATACGGCGCTGTCGGGTCCAGCATCCGATCTCGAGCAGATCGTCGCGGCGTGCGGTGATAACGGAATCCGCTGCACCTGGCTGGACACGAGCCATGCCTTTCATTCGGAGTTGTTGGAACCGGTGCTCGGGGAATTCGAATCCTATGCAGCGCGACTACAGTTCGCCACCCCGACCCGGCCGCTGGTCTGCAACCGCACCGGCGCGGTCGTCGCGGCAGACGCCCCGCTGAACGCTCAGTATTGGCGGCGCCATTCTCGCCAGCCGGTACAGTTCGCCGAGAGCGTGCGCACCGTGGCCGAACTGGGATGCTCGGTGCTGATGGAGATCGGGCCGCAACCAGTCCTGACCGCGGCCGCCGTGCAGGTCTGGCCGGAACACACGGCCGCGCCGCGCGCGATCGTTTCCCTACGCAAAGGCGCCGATGCCCGGCGACAGATCGCCGAGGCACTTGCCGCGGCCTACGTCTCCGGACATCGCCCCCACTTCTCTGCACTACACCAGCAACCACGCCACAGACTGGAACTGCCGACCTATCCGTTCCAGCGCCGTCATTTCTGGCCGAAGACTTCCGGAATCGCCGTCGAAGGCACTGCGGCGTCCGGAATCTTGGGTAGTGCAAAGGATCTCGCCTCCGGCGATGCCGTTTACACCAGTAGGCTGTCGATACGATCGCAGCCTTGGCTGTCCGATCACGTCATCTACGGGACGGTTGTCGTTCCGGGTGCAACGTACGCCGCAATGGCCCTAGCCGCGGTCGGAACGCCGGCGCGAGTGCGCGATGTCTTCTTCTACGAGCCGATCATTCTGGGCGACAAGCATTCTCGCGAGGTTCAACTTGCGCTGCATCCGATCGAAGATGGCGGCGGCTGGACCTTCCGAGTACACAGCCGCCCGTACGGCGTCCGCGATGCCGACTGGTCGTTGAACGCCGATGGCACCGTGATCAGTGGCACTACCGATTCCGGCGAAGATCCACCATCGGCGGATTCCATCGACGCCCTACGCGAGCGGTTGACCCGCACGCAGACGACGCATCTGTTCGAAACCTTCGCTGATATGGAGCTGACGTGGGGACCTACCTGGTCCACTTCGCTGAAGTCACTATGGGTCGGTGACGGTGAGGCAGTCGGCGACATTGTCGTCGGCGACGAACTCGCCGAACAGCTCGGAAGCGAGCCCATCCACCCAGTGCTGCTGGACCTGTGCACCGGAATCGCCTTCCCGGCCTTCCCCGCGGTTGTCGCGGCGACCGAACACGCAGGGGCAGTGGCAGACCTGTTCTTGCCCCTGCGGTACGGGCAGGTGGAGCTACGAGGCCCGATGCCACGGCGTTTCTCCTGCCGTGCACGATGGCAGGCTGGCGGCATCGACAGCGAAACCCAAGTGTTCGATCTCGACTTCGTGGATCCCGATGGTCACCACCTGGGCGCCATTCGCGAGTTCACGGTGAAGCGCGCGCCCCGGGAAGCGTTGCTGCGTGGGCTCGGCGGCGATGCAACCCGGCTGCTGTATGCCCTTGGCTGGCATGAGGTGCCGCCGCCGGCCGCAACCGCCGATTCCGCGGCTGCTGAAAGCACGAATGCCACCTGGCTGATCGCCGGATTCGACGAGCTAGCGGCCCAGCTGCCACATGGCCTCCGGTTCCCTGAGCACTTGGATCCAATGGATCCGGCGCATTGGCAGCAGATGTTCGCTGAAGCGCACGAGCGCGGTGCGCCGGTCTCCGGCATCGTCTGGCGCAGCGCCGGACACCCAAGCGCAGAAGAATCGAGCGCCGAATTCGCCGCGCGCCTACAGACTGAGACCGCCAACCTGCTCAGCGCCACGCAAGCCCTGCTCACTGAGGACGCGGTGAAGCTCCCCGGTGGGCTATGGCTCATCACCGAACACGCCGTGGCGACCGAGCCCGGCGAGCCGGTCGACCCGGTGCAGGCGGCGCTCTGGGGGCTCGGCCGCTCGATCATCGCCGAGCAGCCGACCCTGAGGTGTCGATTGGTAGATCACGACGGGTCCGACGGCACCGTGCCGTGCCTGGCCGGCCTGCTCGGCATACCCAGCGCACCCGGAACCGCCGGCCCAGGCGTGCAGGAACCCGAACTTGCGCTGCGACAAGGCAAGTTCCTCGTATCGCGGCTCTTGCCATGGGCACGCAGCGGGCACCTCGCAGTGCCCCGCGCACCTGACTATGTGTTGGCACCGACCGAGCGCGGTGCGATCGACAACCTTCGGTTGACCGAGTCGGAAGTATCACCGCCGGTCGCCAATGAGGTGCAGGTCCGGGTAGAGGCCGCCGGTCTCAACTTCCGCGATGTGCTCAACGTGCTCGGCCTATATCCCGGTGACCCTGGGCCGATCGGCGGCGACCTCTGCGGCATAGTGACGGAACTAGGGCCCGGCATCACCGGATTCGAGGTTGGTCAGCGCGTCTTCGGTTTTACTCCTGGGGCGTTCGCGAGCCGGGTGAATGTGCCGTCGCAGTTGCTAGCACGGGCACCGAAAGATCTCAGCGCCGTAGCCGCGACGAGCATACCCGCCGCCGCACTGACGGCACGGCTCGCGTTCGACTGGGCACAGCTGCAGCCCGGCGACCGGGTGCTTGTCCACGCCGCCAGTGGCGGCGTCGGACTGGCCGCGGTCCAGTTGGCGCGCCAACGCGGTGCGATCGTTTTTGCCACCGCCAGCACCTACAAACGGGCGACGCTGCGCGAGATGGGTGTGGAATATGTCTACGACTCGCGCAGCACCGACTTCGCGGATCAGATCCTTGCGGACACCGACGGTGCCGGCGTTGACGTGGTACTCAACAGCCTGACGAACGAGGGCTTCGTCGCCGCGACTGTGCGGGCGACGGCACAAGGCGGCCGGTTCGCTGAGATCGCCAAGCGGGATATTTGGACGCATGCGCAGATGGCGGCAGCGCGTCCCGATATCGCCTACGAAATCGTCGCGCTCGACGTGACCATGGTCCAAGACCCGGAGCGTATCCGGGGATTGCTTGCTGACGTGTCGGACTGGCTGGCCACCGGTGAGATAGCGCCGCTACCCGTCGAGATCTATCCGCTCACGGAAGCCAAGACCGCGTTCCGACGCATGCAGCAGGCCCGCCACATCGGCAAGATCGTGCTGCAGATGCCGAATCCGCTACAGCCGCACGACAATCGGAGCTATCTGATCACCGGCGGTCTCGGTGCGCTAGGCCTGCACACGGCGTCGCATCTGGCCCAGCTCGGGGCAAGTGACATCGTATTGGCCAGTCGCAGCACGCCCGACGCCGACGCACAACGGGCAATCGCCAACATCATGGAGCGCTACCGGTGTCGGATTCACACGTTCGCGTCCGACGTCGGCGACGAGACCCAGGTCGCAGAGTTGTTGGAGCTGATCAGGGCGGAGTTGCCACCGCTCGCGGGGGTGGCGCACCTGGCAGGTGTGCTCGACGATGCGCTGCTACCACAGCAGAATCCGGCACGTTTCCGCACGACT